GAAGACCTTCTCGTCAGGAACTGCATCTTCCGGGAAGGGGCCCGGGCCGCCATCTGGTATTGCAGGAATTTGCGCATGGTGGACACCCTTGTTGAAGCCCCGAAAATGTTCCGCGACATGGACGGGCTGAAGCTGGAGCGCGTCCGGCTGCCCAATGCCCAGGAAACCCTCTGGCATTGCCGCCATGCGGAACTGGACCAAGTGGCGGCGGGCAAGGGCGACTACATATTCATGCACGGTTCCGATATACGGATCAATCAATTCCGGCTTCAGGGGAACTATTCCTTCCAGTACTGTAAAAACGTGGAAATACGCAATGCGGAAATCCATTCCAAGGATGCCTTCTGGAACACGGAAAACGTAACGGTATATGATTCCGTGCTGGACGGCGAATATCTGGGCTGGCACTCGAAGAACCTGCGCCTGGTCAATTGCCGGATTTCAGGTACCCAGCCCCTGTGCTACGCCACGGATCTGGTCATGGAAAACTGCTCCATGGCGGAGGATGCCGATCTGGCCTTTGAGTACGCCAGCGTGCAGGCGGAAATCAGCGGAACGGTCCGTAGCGTCAAAAATCCGCGCAGTGGCCGCATGGTGGCGGACGGGTACGGGGAAATTATTCTGGACAGCCACTGCAAGGCGCCGGGTGACTGTTCCGTGGAAACCCGTGGGGCGGAATCCGGACAGGCTGCATGGCACCCGGCATCTGCCGGCAAGAGAATCTCTGAAAGGCAGTACACGGAATAAAAACGGAAAAGGGGACCGAACACGATTAAACAATGAAACGGGAAAACAACCAGCATGCGGGAAATGCGGGCGGTCTGCTTGTCTTTATCCTTACTGCCGGCGTATTCGGGATCATTAATACGGAAATGGGAGTCGTGGGGATTCTTCCCCAGATAGCGGAGACATTTCGGATCAGCGTGCCGGATGCGGGCTGGACGGTCGGCCTGTTTGCGCTGATTGTGGCCTTGTCCGCTCCCGTCATGCCGATGTTGTTTTCCAGGGTCAACCGCAGGACGGTCATGCTGCTGGCCCTGGGAACCTTCACGCTGAGCAATCTTGTTTCAGCATTTACCGACAGTTTTACAGTCGTGTTGATAGCCCGGGCCATTCCCGCCTTCCTTCACCCGGTTTACGTTTCCATGGCCTTCACGGTGGCTGCGGCGTCGGCAGGAAAGGCGGGAGCCCCCAGGGCGGTTGCCAGGGTCTTCATCGGTGTATCGGCCGGAATGGTTCTGGGTGTTCCGGTCACCAGCTTCATCGCAAGTATGGCGTCGTTCTCCATGGCCATGCTGTTCTTTGCCGCCGTGAATGCCGTGGTGCTTGTGGCTACGCTGCTCTTTGTTCCCTCTCTGCCCGTCCGGGAGCGACTTTCCTATGGAACTCAGCTGGGCGTACTGAAAAAGGCAGTTACCTGGCAGGCCATTCTGGCCGTTACAATGATCAACGCGGCCATGTTCGGCTTTTTCAGCTACATGTCGGACTATCTGAAAACGATAACGGAAATATCCTACACGCTCATTGGCACGGTATTGCTAGTGTACGGACTGGCCAATATCGTCGGCAACGTCCTGGCGGGCAGGCTGCTTTCCATGAATGCCGCACGGTGTGTAACCCTTATCCCGTTTGTCCTCTTTGCGGTTTACGCGTCCTTGTTCCTGCTGGGTGGCTGGCTTGTCCCGGTAATAGCCATCATCTTTGTTCTGGGAATTCTGGCGGGCATTGCCAGCAACAACATGCAATACATCATCACGGATGCCGCGCCGGAAGCTCCCGATTTTGCCAATGGCCTGTTTCTGGCGTCCGCCAACCTTGGAACGACAGTGGGGACGGCCGTTTGCGGATTGTTCATCACCTTCTTCAATACGCGTTATTCCGTATTGGGGGCGCTCCTGTTTCTCGTGGCGGGCATCGTCTTCATCTTCCTCAGGAATCGTTCCTCAAATCCTCTCTCATCTTCTCAAATCTTGAAAAACAACCATGAAAAACCATCCTTCAGAACACATTGACCCGGTCCGTTCGAAAGAACGCCATATCATCCTTGATGCCTTAAGGGGACTGGCGCTCTTCGGAATCTGTCTGGCCAACTTCCCGGAATTCTCCCTCTATACCTTTCTGAAAAGCGACGCCGTGTCGGCAATGCCTACGGCTGGAATCGACAGGATCATCAAATACATCCAGTACATCCTGATAGACGGAAAATTCTACACCATGTTTTCACTCCTCTTCGGGATAGGATTTTCTATCATCATCTCTAACGCCATGCGGAAGCATGCGGACGGCTTCCGCATCTTCTACCGGAGGATGGGAATCCTGCTGGTCATTGGCTTCCTGCACCTGATGTCCCTTTGGAGCGGTGACATCCTGATGCTTTATG
This genomic stretch from Akkermansia biwaensis harbors:
- a CDS encoding DUF3737 family protein, with the protein product MKKEYISNASYGGERPLFAIRNLRLRNVTILPGESALKECFGIEAVQCEFTGKYPFWHNEDLLVRNCIFREGARAAIWYCRNLRMVDTLVEAPKMFRDMDGLKLERVRLPNAQETLWHCRHAELDQVAAGKGDYIFMHGSDIRINQFRLQGNYSFQYCKNVEIRNAEIHSKDAFWNTENVTVYDSVLDGEYLGWHSKNLRLVNCRISGTQPLCYATDLVMENCSMAEDADLAFEYASVQAEISGTVRSVKNPRSGRMVADGYGEIILDSHCKAPGDCSVETRGAESGQAAWHPASAGKRISERQYTE
- a CDS encoding MFS transporter, which encodes MKRENNQHAGNAGGLLVFILTAGVFGIINTEMGVVGILPQIAETFRISVPDAGWTVGLFALIVALSAPVMPMLFSRVNRRTVMLLALGTFTLSNLVSAFTDSFTVVLIARAIPAFLHPVYVSMAFTVAAASAGKAGAPRAVARVFIGVSAGMVLGVPVTSFIASMASFSMAMLFFAAVNAVVLVATLLFVPSLPVRERLSYGTQLGVLKKAVTWQAILAVTMINAAMFGFFSYMSDYLKTITEISYTLIGTVLLVYGLANIVGNVLAGRLLSMNAARCVTLIPFVLFAVYASLFLLGGWLVPVIAIIFVLGILAGIASNNMQYIITDAAPEAPDFANGLFLASANLGTTVGTAVCGLFITFFNTRYSVLGALLFLVAGIVFIFLRNRSSNPLSSSQILKNNHEKPSFRTH